One region of Nitrospinota bacterium genomic DNA includes:
- a CDS encoding tetratricopeptide repeat protein gives MKNITTQLKVIAVLSLLGILTFFGTLRSPFLYDDAHAIVENPHIRNLWDFQNTIGIENIFNRSVVLLTYAVNREVGRLDAGHLDVFGFHLVNILIHICVGIVLYFLTQALLAIETRQLQARLRPLPLFAASIHLLHPLTVQPVAYLSNRSSLLVTLFFLLGFYFFIQSVRGWKPGDEMRSLSHAGIALLFFFLGAGSKETIVTLPVMAMAYLWFKTPRMETNKFVIVGMLILFPVLVYLGARYMQMGNLLVLKADPGSLMIDRGLYFLTQMKALVFYYLLKLFLPLNLNFEPDVILVSGVLDPEWMTGFAVMVLLGAGLYLQNSRLARFAFFWALVTILPTSSLIPLKQIVSEHRAYLPGVGICLALGVGGLTAVRHPANRSVMIFTFLLLIALLTLNRSLDYRTEVHLWQDTALKSPQKALVRNNLAAAYLGEKGFDEALKEIEITLKLDPLYTYAHINRGHIYSRQENWQAARIEFDRGLLLGSPKAEAFFNAALVRTYLNQPEESISFFKEAIKIKPHRAKYHFELGNVYRFLNRQDEALAEYRLTLSTEPGHFQAQNNIGVLFWNLKQYDLAAQAFQNALTLGANNSEIQNNLASIYMIQKRHGQAIPHLEQLLALQPDNAKAKELLKVATTLAGVNP, from the coding sequence ATGAAAAATATTACTACCCAGCTGAAAGTTATTGCCGTTTTGAGTCTGCTGGGCATCCTGACTTTTTTCGGCACCTTACGTTCTCCTTTTTTATATGATGACGCACACGCCATTGTGGAGAACCCTCACATCCGCAACCTGTGGGATTTTCAGAACACGATCGGGATTGAAAATATTTTCAACCGCTCGGTGGTTCTCCTGACTTATGCCGTCAATCGAGAAGTCGGACGTCTGGATGCAGGACATCTTGATGTCTTTGGATTTCATCTCGTCAATATCCTGATCCACATTTGTGTCGGCATCGTGCTTTATTTTTTAACCCAGGCCCTGCTCGCAATCGAAACCCGGCAACTGCAAGCCCGGCTCAGGCCCCTGCCTCTGTTTGCGGCATCCATCCACCTGCTGCATCCCCTGACGGTGCAACCGGTCGCGTATCTTTCCAATCGGTCCTCGCTCCTTGTCACCTTGTTTTTTCTGCTCGGGTTTTATTTTTTCATACAAAGCGTCCGCGGATGGAAGCCGGGCGATGAAATGCGCAGTCTGTCCCACGCCGGCATCGCGCTCCTGTTTTTTTTCCTGGGCGCTGGCAGCAAGGAGACCATTGTCACCCTGCCGGTGATGGCGATGGCCTACCTCTGGTTTAAAACTCCGCGCATGGAAACCAACAAATTTGTTATCGTCGGCATGCTCATTCTTTTCCCGGTGCTTGTTTACCTGGGCGCTCGCTACATGCAAATGGGCAATCTGCTCGTTCTGAAAGCCGACCCCGGCTCCCTCATGATCGACCGCGGGCTGTATTTTCTGACGCAGATGAAGGCGCTGGTGTTTTATTATCTGCTGAAATTGTTTCTGCCTTTGAATCTCAATTTTGAGCCGGATGTAATTCTTGTTTCAGGAGTTCTCGATCCTGAATGGATGACAGGCTTTGCAGTCATGGTCCTTTTGGGCGCGGGTTTGTATTTACAAAACTCCAGACTGGCGCGGTTCGCTTTTTTCTGGGCGTTGGTCACCATCCTTCCCACCTCCAGTTTGATCCCCCTCAAGCAGATCGTCAGCGAACACCGGGCGTATCTTCCCGGCGTGGGCATCTGTCTGGCTTTGGGAGTCGGCGGCTTGACGGCAGTCCGTCACCCGGCCAATCGGTCCGTCATGATCTTCACCTTCTTGCTGTTGATTGCGTTATTGACGCTCAATCGCAGTCTCGACTACAGGACGGAAGTTCACCTGTGGCAGGATACGGCGCTGAAATCGCCGCAAAAAGCCCTGGTGCGCAACAACCTCGCCGCCGCCTATCTGGGCGAAAAAGGGTTTGATGAAGCCTTAAAGGAAATTGAGATCACCCTCAAGCTCGACCCGCTATACACGTACGCTCACATCAATCGGGGGCACATTTATTCCCGACAGGAAAACTGGCAAGCGGCAAGAATAGAGTTTGACCGGGGCCTCCTGCTCGGTTCGCCCAAGGCCGAGGCCTTTTTCAACGCCGCACTGGTACGCACTTATTTGAACCAGCCAGAAGAGAGCATCTCGTTTTTCAAAGAGGCCATTAAAATAAAACCGCACCGGGCCAAATATCATTTTGAGTTGGGCAACGTCTACCGTTTTCTCAACCGGCAGGATGAGGCGCTGGCTGAATACCGGCTGACCCTTTCCACTGAACCCGGTCATTTCCAGGCCCAGAACAATATCGGGGTGCTGTTCTGGAACCTGAAACAATATGATCTGGCGGCCCAGGCGTTTCAAAACGCTCTCACGCTTGGAGCGAATAATTCCGAGATCCAAAACAATCTGGCCAGCATCTACATGATTCAGAAACGGCATGGGCAAGCCATCCCGCATCTGGAACAGTTACTGGCTCTGCAACCCGATAACGCCAAGGCGAAAGAACTTCTTAAGGTCGCCACGACGCTTGCGGGAGTGAATCCATGA
- a CDS encoding tetratricopeptide repeat protein, which translates to MPMTPVAPSVKTQVGSILALILLVLLVYFNSLQGSFHFDDRNLIDREWIADLDAFNKNVHIPEFENRPVLLWTFALNNTLHKNKVFGFHLLNLLLHAFVSILIFVILVQTQKLFHPPSAGRALQNMVKNPNSPSPLSSPPWGERKKLLRPSGEKAGMRGSSSYTKLSPGAFENRPGNLSLQLPLFASLLFAVHPLNTDSVSYISSRSAVLATFFYLLSLYAFLRVFTPATRRWQKPAQVGWGLLTAVGMYLAIASKLIAVTLPVLLGLWFLIFICPARFPGLSTALFSRKMIAGYAGVFAILLAAALFIGPDILYTPKDQGLMLFGRIPYLLVEAKVIIFHYLKLFFVPINLNVDIGFPFTAFHYDPQIALAILGIGTLLYVALKSKNTWFRAGALWFILTLMPTSSLVPLSDLAVEHRMYLPMTLGLCLIIGGAIANLRTAWGSGFLVVTIALLSLLTLARNGVWTDEVRLWQDAVKKNPLSSRTHNNLGKAYYEKGQLDEALFHFKKSNENIQNHLTKQYNFQNKEDAPSMSIAANIAEPHYNLASVYLDKGHLQQAEREYQTAIRLNPNYFSAYFGLGSVYARLGQSDQAINAFHTAIQKRKSATGKEDYPLARLNLGEIYGRTGKFDDAIRELALAVQHDPSLVLGHYNLGLAYLMTGKFSEAEQALTTCLALDPRFEPALFTRARVTQAKGEWQRSTRQFEEFLAVKGEDAGAHYQIGWNYNQAGQHDLAVKHLERALASYPPPKLAEEITRLLRKLS; encoded by the coding sequence ATGCCGATGACCCCCGTGGCTCCTTCCGTAAAAACACAGGTCGGGAGTATCCTTGCCCTGATATTACTTGTACTGCTGGTCTATTTTAATTCGCTCCAGGGATCGTTTCATTTTGATGACCGGAATTTGATCGACCGTGAGTGGATTGCCGATCTGGATGCTTTCAATAAAAATGTCCATATCCCGGAATTTGAAAACCGCCCCGTGTTGCTGTGGACCTTTGCTCTCAACAACACCCTGCACAAAAATAAAGTCTTCGGATTCCATCTGCTCAACCTGCTGTTGCATGCGTTCGTTTCCATCCTGATTTTTGTCATTCTTGTGCAAACGCAGAAGTTATTCCATCCGCCCTCCGCCGGAAGAGCTTTGCAAAACATGGTAAAGAATCCCAATTCTCCCTCACCTCTATCCTCTCCCCCTTGGGGGGAGAGGAAGAAACTCCTTCGCCCCTCTGGGGAGAAGGCTGGGATGAGGGGTTCTTCCTCTTACACAAAACTCTCACCCGGCGCCTTCGAGAACCGACCGGGAAATCTCTCGTTGCAACTGCCCTTGTTTGCGTCGCTGTTGTTCGCGGTCCACCCGCTGAACACCGACTCCGTTTCCTATATATCTTCACGATCCGCCGTTCTGGCGACGTTTTTTTATCTGCTCAGCCTGTATGCTTTTCTGAGAGTATTCACTCCCGCTACCCGCCGCTGGCAAAAACCCGCTCAGGTCGGTTGGGGACTCTTGACCGCCGTCGGCATGTATCTTGCGATCGCATCCAAGTTGATCGCCGTGACGCTTCCGGTTCTGCTGGGCCTTTGGTTTTTGATCTTCATCTGCCCCGCCCGCTTTCCGGGGCTTTCAACCGCACTGTTTTCCAGAAAAATGATCGCAGGTTATGCAGGCGTTTTTGCCATCCTTTTGGCGGCGGCTCTGTTTATCGGCCCCGACATTCTTTACACTCCCAAAGATCAGGGGCTGATGCTGTTTGGCAGAATTCCTTATTTGCTGGTCGAAGCCAAGGTGATCATTTTTCATTACCTGAAATTATTTTTCGTCCCCATCAATCTCAATGTAGACATCGGGTTTCCCTTCACCGCTTTTCATTACGATCCTCAAATTGCCCTGGCTATTTTGGGAATCGGCACGCTCCTTTATGTTGCCTTAAAATCCAAAAACACATGGTTCCGGGCCGGCGCTCTCTGGTTCATCCTCACCTTGATGCCCACCTCCAGTCTCGTGCCCTTGAGCGATCTGGCTGTGGAACACAGGATGTACCTGCCAATGACTCTGGGATTGTGTCTTATTATCGGCGGGGCCATCGCCAACCTTCGGACCGCATGGGGATCGGGATTCTTGGTGGTGACAATCGCTTTACTCAGTTTATTGACCCTCGCAAGAAACGGGGTGTGGACCGATGAGGTTCGACTGTGGCAGGATGCGGTTAAAAAGAATCCGCTGTCATCCCGGACCCACAATAACCTGGGCAAAGCTTATTATGAAAAGGGTCAGCTGGACGAGGCGCTGTTTCATTTTAAGAAAAGCAACGAGAATATTCAAAATCACCTAACCAAACAATACAATTTTCAAAACAAGGAAGATGCCCCCTCAATGTCAATCGCGGCTAATATTGCGGAACCGCATTACAACCTGGCGAGCGTGTATCTGGACAAAGGCCATCTGCAACAAGCCGAACGCGAATACCAGACCGCCATCCGCCTGAACCCGAATTATTTCAGCGCGTATTTTGGCCTCGGCTCCGTTTATGCTCGTTTGGGCCAATCAGATCAGGCCATCAATGCCTTCCACACCGCCATTCAGAAAAGAAAATCGGCAACGGGCAAAGAAGACTATCCTCTGGCGCGGCTCAACCTTGGGGAAATTTATGGCCGCACCGGAAAGTTTGACGATGCCATCCGCGAACTTGCTCTGGCAGTCCAGCACGATCCGTCCCTGGTTCTCGGTCATTACAATCTGGGGCTGGCCTACTTGATGACGGGAAAGTTCAGCGAAGCCGAACAGGCGCTCACCACCTGTCTGGCTCTCGACCCCCGTTTCGAGCCTGCGCTTTTCACTCGCGCCAGGGTCACTCAGGCCAAAGGCGAATGGCAACGATCGACCCGGCAGTTTGAAGAATTCCTGGCGGTCAAAGGCGAGGATGCCGGGGCTCATTATCAGATCGGATGGAATTATAATCAGGCCGGACAACACGATCTTGCTGTAAAACATCTTGAGAGGGCTTTAGCGTCCTATCCGCCGCCAAAACTGGCGGAAGAAATTACCCGACTGTTGCGGAAACTGTCCTGA
- a CDS encoding sigma-54-dependent Fis family transcriptional regulator, whose product MKLIDNQANIQAIRKISSQFKTVSMEIDELLSMVINSATEIVGAKHASLLLVQDEKTKKLQYYQSSGDHMGELKDIEIPPGVGIAGTVSKMGKAIISNDAQNDPRWYKKVSEEGNDQVQSIACLPLFVDKKVIGVVQFRDKKSGDGFSDMDIEILKKFARMIPKFFQASQNRMALGKEFDRLKETSMRRYTIVGESPAIQKCIKLAERVADSKASVWITGESGTGKELFAHLIHDRGPRQNNPFISVSCGALPASILERELFGHEKGAFTSADTAKIGLFEAAHTGTLFLDEIGEMPPDMQVKLLRVIQEESFIRLGGTETIHVDVRIISATNRDLEQMVQEGKFRQDLFYRINVIGIELPPLRNRWEDIPDLVTYFIKKHTPQRRRSDDEEGQKVKKISKGLLTHLMGYSWPGNIRELENTLERAIVLIDGDELTPDAFPFNSQDAPIEVSVGATLKDANDAFRQIFITNTLKSTNGNRTKAAKILDVQRSYLSRLIKELQID is encoded by the coding sequence ATGAAACTAATTGATAACCAGGCCAATATTCAGGCGATCCGCAAGATATCTTCGCAGTTCAAAACCGTCTCCATGGAAATTGATGAGCTGCTTAGCATGGTCATCAATTCCGCCACCGAGATTGTGGGCGCGAAGCATGCCTCGCTGCTCCTGGTGCAGGACGAAAAAACCAAAAAGCTGCAATACTATCAGTCGTCTGGGGACCATATGGGGGAACTCAAGGATATTGAGATTCCTCCGGGAGTTGGAATTGCCGGGACGGTTTCCAAGATGGGAAAAGCCATCATCTCGAATGATGCGCAAAACGACCCCCGATGGTACAAAAAAGTGAGCGAAGAGGGCAACGATCAGGTGCAATCCATTGCCTGTCTGCCGCTTTTTGTCGATAAAAAAGTCATCGGTGTCGTGCAATTCCGCGATAAAAAGTCGGGTGATGGGTTCTCGGATATGGATATCGAGATCCTCAAAAAGTTTGCCCGCATGATTCCGAAATTTTTTCAGGCCTCCCAAAACCGCATGGCCCTGGGAAAAGAATTCGACCGGCTCAAGGAAACTTCCATGCGCCGCTACACGATCGTGGGGGAAAGCCCGGCGATCCAGAAGTGTATCAAGCTGGCCGAGCGCGTGGCCGATTCCAAGGCCTCCGTGTGGATCACCGGAGAAAGCGGTACGGGAAAAGAATTATTTGCGCATTTGATCCACGACCGCGGCCCGCGACAAAACAATCCTTTTATCTCCGTGAGTTGTGGCGCATTGCCGGCATCAATTCTGGAGCGCGAGCTTTTTGGTCACGAAAAGGGAGCCTTCACCAGTGCCGACACCGCCAAAATAGGATTGTTCGAGGCGGCGCACACAGGGACCCTGTTTCTGGATGAAATCGGCGAAATGCCGCCGGACATGCAGGTGAAACTGCTCCGGGTGATTCAGGAGGAATCTTTCATACGTCTTGGGGGAACGGAAACCATCCATGTGGACGTGAGGATCATTTCGGCCACCAATCGCGATCTGGAACAAATGGTGCAGGAAGGTAAATTCCGCCAGGATTTATTTTACCGGATCAATGTGATTGGCATTGAGCTTCCGCCCTTGCGCAACCGTTGGGAGGACATTCCCGATCTGGTCACCTATTTTATTAAAAAACACACGCCCCAAAGGCGACGATCCGATGACGAGGAAGGCCAGAAGGTCAAAAAAATCAGCAAAGGTTTGCTGACGCATCTGATGGGTTATTCCTGGCCGGGGAACATCCGCGAACTGGAAAATACCCTGGAACGGGCGATCGTTCTCATTGATGGCGACGAACTGACTCCGGATGCCTTTCCTTTCAACTCGCAGGATGCGCCCATTGAAGTCAGCGTTGGCGCGACCCTGAAGGATGCGAATGATGCCTTTCGGCAAATCTTCATCACCAATACTTTAAAATCCACCAATGGCAATCGCACCAAGGCCGCAAAAATTCTCGACGTCCAGCGTTCCTATCTTTCCCGGTTGATAAAGGAACTGCAAATCGATTGA
- the folD gene encoding bifunctional methylenetetrahydrofolate dehydrogenase/methenyltetrahydrofolate cyclohydrolase FolD, producing the protein MSLIDGKKVAAEIKDRIGREVERLREQTGRVPGLATVLVGEDPASAVYVRNKNKTCKDLGFASFQHTLPEDTKEADLLALVAELNANDQVSGILVQLPLPAHIDSDKVLEAIDPAKDVDGFHPVSMGRLMMGSAVLAPCTPSGIIEMLDHYGVEIEGKHAVVLGRSNIVGKPVALLLLHRNATVTICHSRTKDLPAVTRTADLLIAAVGKPNFVTGDMVKEGAVVIDVGINRVDGKLVGDVAFDEVEPKAALITPVPGGVGPMTIALLMQNTLKAFEAGLETS; encoded by the coding sequence ATGTCTCTCATCGATGGAAAAAAAGTAGCCGCAGAAATAAAGGACCGCATTGGCCGGGAAGTCGAACGACTCCGGGAGCAAACCGGCAGAGTTCCAGGTCTGGCCACGGTGCTTGTCGGGGAAGATCCGGCGTCAGCCGTGTATGTCCGCAATAAAAATAAAACCTGCAAGGACCTGGGTTTCGCTTCCTTTCAACACACCCTGCCGGAGGATACCAAAGAAGCGGATCTTCTGGCTCTGGTGGCTGAATTGAACGCCAACGACCAGGTCAGCGGAATCCTGGTGCAATTGCCGCTTCCCGCACACATCGACTCCGACAAGGTGCTGGAGGCCATCGACCCTGCGAAAGATGTGGACGGCTTTCATCCGGTCAGCATGGGCCGCCTGATGATGGGGTCCGCCGTGCTGGCTCCCTGCACGCCATCGGGGATCATCGAAATGCTGGATCATTATGGCGTCGAAATAGAAGGCAAACATGCGGTGGTGCTGGGCAGGAGCAATATCGTCGGCAAACCGGTGGCGCTGTTACTTTTGCACAGGAACGCGACGGTGACGATCTGTCATTCCCGTACCAAGGATCTGCCCGCAGTCACCCGGACAGCCGATCTGTTGATCGCCGCTGTAGGAAAACCCAATTTTGTGACTGGAGATATGGTCAAGGAAGGCGCCGTGGTCATCGATGTCGGCATCAACCGGGTGGATGGCAAACTGGTGGGCGATGTGGCTTTTGACGAAGTGGAACCCAAAGCCGCGCTCATCACTCCCGTTCCGGGCGGGGTGGGGCCGATGACCATCGCTCTGCTCATGCAGAATACGCTGAAAGCGTTTGAAGCGGGTCTTGAAACCTCCTGA
- the xseA gene encoding exodeoxyribonuclease VII large subunit → MNLSLNFNEAEEDKPRVYSVTELTRTVKGILETEFDAIWVEGEISNLRVPASNHAYFVLKDEKSQVRCVMFKGSRSKLKYQSEDGDHVILFGRVTVYDARGEYQIIVETMEPVGLGALQKAFDQLKEKLAKEGLFDADRKKPIPEFPWKVGVITSSTGAAVRDILNIIRRRNPKVSVLIYPVKVQGEGSAEEIAQAIHEMNRVKDVDVLIVGRGGGSIEDLWAFNEEVVARAIAASEIPVVSAVGHEIDFTIADFVADLRAPTPSAAAELTVPVLDDIVGQLATMTRQLLVAVKRPIENQRLHLNRLVDRRFFRDPQHILAPLQQRVDDLNLRLVRGLNQGVGLQKQHLENRVARLFQASPKRAMQRLEERFRDLRPRLVRGLRQSVVLKNQQLRDRIERLLQASPLRGILRLQEKKFSLRHRLIEKNRSLLQLEKNRFNGLVKNLNALSPLTILDRGYSITTVAGKALKSSQEVSPGDSIQVRLSKGRLACTVDKVIDN, encoded by the coding sequence TTGAATCTATCCTTAAATTTTAATGAGGCGGAGGAAGACAAGCCGCGAGTGTATTCGGTCACCGAGCTGACCCGCACCGTCAAAGGCATCCTCGAGACGGAATTTGACGCGATCTGGGTGGAAGGGGAAATCTCCAACCTCCGGGTGCCGGCTTCCAACCACGCGTATTTCGTCCTCAAGGATGAAAAATCCCAGGTCCGCTGTGTCATGTTCAAAGGTTCCAGGTCCAAACTGAAATATCAGTCGGAAGACGGCGACCACGTCATATTGTTCGGCAGAGTGACGGTTTACGATGCCCGGGGCGAGTATCAGATCATCGTGGAAACGATGGAGCCGGTGGGCCTCGGCGCGTTGCAGAAAGCGTTTGACCAGTTAAAAGAAAAATTGGCGAAAGAAGGCTTGTTTGATGCCGACCGCAAAAAACCGATCCCTGAATTTCCCTGGAAGGTGGGGGTGATCACCTCCTCCACAGGAGCCGCGGTCCGTGATATTCTCAATATCATCCGGCGGCGAAACCCCAAAGTTTCCGTATTGATCTACCCGGTGAAGGTGCAGGGCGAGGGATCGGCGGAAGAAATTGCCCAGGCGATTCACGAGATGAACAGGGTCAAAGATGTCGATGTGTTGATCGTTGGCCGCGGAGGCGGATCGATCGAGGATTTGTGGGCCTTTAATGAAGAAGTCGTGGCCCGTGCCATCGCCGCATCTGAAATCCCCGTGGTCTCAGCCGTTGGCCACGAAATTGATTTCACCATTGCGGACTTTGTCGCCGATCTGCGCGCGCCGACACCTTCCGCAGCGGCGGAACTGACGGTTCCTGTTTTGGATGATATCGTAGGACAACTGGCCACGATGACCCGTCAACTGCTGGTCGCTGTTAAAAGGCCGATTGAAAATCAACGCCTGCACTTGAACCGGCTCGTGGACCGGCGGTTTTTCCGCGACCCGCAGCACATTTTAGCACCCCTCCAACAGCGGGTGGACGACTTGAATCTCAGGCTGGTGCGTGGATTGAACCAGGGAGTGGGGTTGCAAAAACAGCATCTGGAAAACCGGGTGGCGCGGCTGTTTCAGGCCTCGCCCAAAAGGGCTATGCAACGGCTGGAAGAGCGCTTTCGAGATTTGCGCCCGCGACTGGTGCGCGGACTTCGGCAATCGGTGGTTCTCAAGAATCAGCAATTGCGAGACCGAATCGAGCGGTTGTTGCAAGCCTCGCCCCTTAGGGGAATTCTGCGCTTGCAGGAGAAAAAATTTTCCCTGCGCCATCGTTTGATCGAAAAAAACCGGTCCCTGCTGCAACTTGAAAAGAATCGTTTTAACGGGCTCGTGAAAAACCTGAATGCTCTCAGTCCGTTGACCATCCTCGACCGGGGCTACAGCATCACCACTGTTGCCGGGAAGGCCTTGAAATCGAGCCAGGAGGTGTCACCGGGGGATTCGATCCAGGTGCGGCTATCCAAAGGCCGACTGGCCTGCACGGTGGATAAGGTAATAGATAATTAG